The segment AGTGTTCCTGCTGAATCCGATAGTCTACCGCCATCGGATCTAACTGTTCCATAATCTCTAAAGCTTGCTGTAAATGTTGCGTTGCGACCTGAAATTCTCCCTGTTCCTTGCGGGCTTCTTGTTTTGCTAAAAGATAGCCCAAAGAAGAGAGAACATCCGCTCTCAGCGGCACATTGCCCAGATCCTCAGAAATATCGGCTGCCTGCTGATACAGCGCGATCGCTTCAGCTTCTGAAACTTTCGTCTCGTGCATCAGCACCAGTGCCGCGAGTTGATCGATCACAATGATCTTCATCTGTTTACTTTCAATGCGATCGCATAGGGCTTGCGCCTCTGCAAAATGGTTCATCACCTCTTGATAACCGTACTCAACGAATGACTTGAGAAATTCTCGCTTCAGTCGCCCCAGCAGCAGTAAAGTCTGAATCTGCGTGCCAATATTTCCGGTGCGCTCTGCTTCTTGTACGGTTTGTTCGAGGACACTAATTGCCTGACCAAGGTCTTCTCGCATCGCATGGATGCAGCCAATTCTGTACATAATTGTGGGCTTTGATAGATTGTTGCCAATCTGTTCGCACAGTTCTTGTGCTTGCTCCAACGCATCTAGCGCATTGTCCAACTCGCCGTGCGTCATCCCGATCGTGCCCAGAGAAGCCAGCGCCTCGATTTGACTCTGAACTTCACCAATGTTTTTAGAAATGTCGATCGCTTCTTCTAAAAATTGACTGGCTTCCTGCCATTGATTTAACTGTAAATGCAGTCCTCCAATCCTCTGTAAAGTCGCAGATAGCTCTTGCAGCTTCCCTAGACTTTTCCAAATCTCAGCTGCCTGATTATAAAGCCGAAATGATTCATTGTATTGTCCCTCTTCTGTTTTGATCATTGCCCAAATTTGCAGCGTTTGTGCAATTCCAACGCTATTGTTAAATTGTCCATCGATCTCTAGCGCTTTCTGAACCAGTTGATAAGCGAGGTCAAATTCGCCCTGAGTCGCCTTGAGCAGCGCGACTTCTCCTAAAGCTTTTGCCTTGCCCTGGACATCCGCAACCGTTTGGAGTTGCTCATAGAGCGGAGCGGCTTGTCCCTTGAGTCCTTTGAAACTGAGGAGTGCAGCCAGCAGTGCAATGATCAGAGCTTTGCGATCTCCGTCGTGAGATGGGCAGCCTTTGAGGGCTTGTTGTGAATGTTCTAAGGCTGCATTGGGATCTCCAGTGTACTGCTCTGCTTGTGCTAAGTTGTGCAAAATGCGGTAGTCATTTGATAGCTTCAAGGTCTGCTGGCAAAGGGTTTTGGTTTCAGCATAGCGACCTAGCGGTAACCATTGCTCGGTCAAAACAATCGCGATTTTAACTGCGATCGCGCTTTCTTCGCCTAAACAGGCAAGTCGATGAATTTCTCTTTGCTGCTCCTCGGAAGGCTGGGATTGGAGCCACCAGGTTTGGTACAGCAATTGAGCAGCAATGCGATAAAGCGGTGTAGGTTGGGTCGGAAAGTTGAGAAAGGGAGCAAGCAGTCGTGGAACTCGGAGCAAGTCTGAGGCAGAGAATACTTCTATCAGCCCTAAATCGCTGGCACGACGAAGATATTGATCTAAGTTCTCGATCGCGCGACAGAGAGAAGTAAAGACCGATCGAGGCACGGGGAGATCGAAGAGTAGCCCCAGAGATAACATCTGCCGGAGCTCTTCAGGCTGTTGTTTGAGCAGTTCCTCTGCCAAAATGTTGACTCGGAATGCGGCAACTTTATCTTCGATCTGACTTTGAATGTGTTGCCGGAGTTGTTGGGAGGATTGGGATCGTTCAGCTTCTGTGGAAATCTCTTGCTTGTATTCTTCTGCTCTAGTTCTGAGTGTGTTGAGAATGCCTTCTGGATTGGCATAATCTGTAGTCAGGACTTTTGCTAACCACTCTAACAATCGAGGATTGCCATCTGCTAGTGCGATCGCTTGCTCTTGGAGTAGAGCATCGATACTTTGAGAAGTGCGATCGAAGGCTTCAAGGCGATCGAGCTTTTTGCGTAAATCTGCTCCTCGAAATGCGGTCAGGGGTTCTCGCTTTAGGCGATCGTTGAGCGATCTTTTTTCGAGCTTAAAGTTGTAGCGAGAAGTAATAATAACGCGATGAATACCGCTGTCTTTGACGACTTCGAGAAGTGGCTCTAGCGCGTCAACGGCTTCTCTTTTTAGGACATATTCGC is part of the Leptolyngbya boryana PCC 6306 genome and harbors:
- a CDS encoding tetratricopeptide repeat protein, with protein sequence MHTLYIELRPSGEQTIELRYYNADSHQIYETQRLRLSDIQTLIDQSEQDFYVSVLPDPVQIGKKLFAWLDGASRHLTGSIDNCQEDGLILAIDSGARLSHLPWEVLHNGQQYLIDRVRPKIVPVRWTRQKIKARSPQTRPLQVMFMATSPEPPLEPILQFEREEALILENTKGIPLDLRVEESGCIGELKRLWLLFPEHHFDVFHLTGHASIKKIDSQQTVPYFVTETLEGRHYDASAREIAEALSPRFPQLVFLSGCRTGQAGNEGAVPSMAQQLIDHGIRAVLGWGYPIADLSATTAAAQLYADLAAGNELAQALSSAYRKLREANVADWYFLRLYVLGECPGAMVVPSGRMQFHYDPREIELEDCFLNPDDPDSPEVVPSKDFVGRRRSIQRCLQHLRLAPGILIHGIGGVGKTTLAKRLLERLPDYDLIFNRQDLTPDKLRKSLLDECTTSQGLEALKNTAPLRIQLINFFKFESQKPFLFVLDDFEKNLELNAIGEYVLKREAVDALEPLLEVVKDSGIHRVIITSRYNFKLEKRSLNDRLKREPLTAFRGADLRKKLDRLEAFDRTSQSIDALLQEQAIALADGNPRLLEWLAKVLTTDYANPEGILNTLRTRAEEYKQEISTEAERSQSSQQLRQHIQSQIEDKVAAFRVNILAEELLKQQPEELRQMLSLGLLFDLPVPRSVFTSLCRAIENLDQYLRRASDLGLIEVFSASDLLRVPRLLAPFLNFPTQPTPLYRIAAQLLYQTWWLQSQPSEEQQREIHRLACLGEESAIAVKIAIVLTEQWLPLGRYAETKTLCQQTLKLSNDYRILHNLAQAEQYTGDPNAALEHSQQALKGCPSHDGDRKALIIALLAALLSFKGLKGQAAPLYEQLQTVADVQGKAKALGEVALLKATQGEFDLAYQLVQKALEIDGQFNNSVGIAQTLQIWAMIKTEEGQYNESFRLYNQAAEIWKSLGKLQELSATLQRIGGLHLQLNQWQEASQFLEEAIDISKNIGEVQSQIEALASLGTIGMTHGELDNALDALEQAQELCEQIGNNLSKPTIMYRIGCIHAMREDLGQAISVLEQTVQEAERTGNIGTQIQTLLLLGRLKREFLKSFVEYGYQEVMNHFAEAQALCDRIESKQMKIIVIDQLAALVLMHETKVSEAEAIALYQQAADISEDLGNVPLRADVLSSLGYLLAKQEARKEQGEFQVATQHLQQALEIMEQLDPMAVDYRIQQEHYFTPDNLVRILEDVRLLSGQTAQVHSGSLPGLQEAEQVFSSQQETGKYQLLIEGIHLIGANSVSNCSSCGSPISQDRPVCAYCGTKNLIVPSTPTVDAVMLQIPVARIVLKRGGGLTTEAFTIKGRAVIGRSSPQSTSAVDIDLSRLPEAINNWLDYHHAEIWRDTVGKWWIKDLGSKNGTFISTHPPQWLPVREKHIIHHGSQIAFANIPFEFQIDR